From the genome of Erinaceus europaeus chromosome 1, mEriEur2.1, whole genome shotgun sequence:
TTCAATTATTTTATGGGTAAATTAGGGATATTAATACTAAGCAGGCAAGgaccatgtctgtctgtctgtctctctctgtctctctctctctctctgtctctctctctctatatatatatatatatttcacttggACTTACATAATACATtgctataataaaaataactccTCAAAGATGCACTTTTCCATTTATAAAGTTAAGCTGTGTCCAAAATTAACACCTGTCCTTAGAAGAAAGCCTACTTCCTCTATAATCCCCAAAATCCATGATCTGGTCCCTGCCTTCCTCTCTGATCTCATCTCACCCATATCTTTTCTGTACTAAAATAAGCCAGGTTCATTTCTGCCCTGAGTCCCTGCCATGTATTTGCTTGGCTCACAAAGCTCTGCCCTAGTTCTTTGCATGGTAGGCTCTTTCTTACTCTTTAGAATTCAGCTTTAATGTCACCAAAGAGGTGTTCTCCCCAGCCATCAAGTCAGTCTTATATATCATGTTGCTTTAATAATCTGCAgagtatttgtttttctctttcgtATTTCTCTGTCTACATGTAAATGCAGTATCCCCAAGGCCTAGGATGATGCCTGATATACAGCAGGGGTCCAATAAACTGCTGAACGAATGGTCTGTAGCACAATGAGGTGTAACTTATTTTGCTGATgggaaaactgaggctcagagtagAGATGTACCCCAAGGTCCAAAAGTCAGGAAATGACCACAGTCTCCAGAGATTTCATTGCTCTAATCAGAGTGGGTTAAAAGAAACCAAgctggaagtcgggcagtagcgcagcaggttaagtgcaggcagtgcaaagcccaagaactggcatgaggatcccggtttgagcccctggctccccacctgcaggggagttgcttcacaagcggtgaaacaggtctgcaggtgtttctctgcctttccctctctacccctctcccttatcaaattctctctgtctctatacagaataaataagtaaaataaaaatatttaaaaaacaaagaaaatagatcatttaaaaacaaaacaagctgtCACTGGCAGGGAGATGGTATCGACAGAGAAAGTGAAGTCCTTGAGAGGAATCCCTTTCTCCACTTGCCCCTGAAACCACCTGCTAGGGTCTCTGATCTGCACTCactgtccacctgcaggaggttggaCTGCAGGTCTGGGTGCAGGCGGCCATGGGCCAGGCTGTCGCTCAGGTTCCAATTCAAGGTCAGGACGTTCAGCAGAACCTGTAAGCAGCGAGGGGTAGAAGTCAGGGCTGTCCCAGAGATGTCcactgccctccccctcccccgccccaccccagtcCAGACTCCTTAGTTTCCAGAATCCTTACAACAGGAATGTATTTGTTCCCTTGGCTTACGCAGGTTTCCGAGAGAGAGGCGAACAATTGCAGAAAACAGGCAAGCCTGTAATGAATGTTTCCCATTTCATAGGGAGAAATCAAGGGCCACAGAAGGAAAGTGATTCTTTCCAGAGTTTAGAGAGCCAGGAAAGAGGTACCACTAGCATCAGTTTCCTTTAATGCAACCCAGGGTTTTCCTTTTTACTCTCTGGGAGGGGCAGGGTTAATTGATGAGTATGGCCTAAGACACAAGTGGGTACTTTAGCTTAGTGATTTGGAATGTGAGTAAGTCCTAGAATCAAACTACCTGATCATTCTTACTAAGCTtaacctttcttttttgttactgTGGTAAGAGGAATGAAGCCAGGGCCTCATGAAAGTAACACATGTATTCTACTGCTGTTCCATCTCTGGgacctaattatttatttatttaaaacagagGCTAAAACACTAACTCATTATCCTTAGAGTCccacctgcattttttttttttgcctccagggttattgctagggctcagtgcttacactacaaatccactgctcctggaggctatttttacccttttgttgtccttgttgtttattattgttgttgttgttgcagtcattgttgttagataagacagagaaatcgagagaggaggggaagacagaggtggagagaaagacacctgcagacatgcttcaccatctgtgaagcgagcACCCTGTAGGTgaagaaccaggggctcgaactgggatccttacaccagtccttgcactttgcaccatgtgtgcttaacccactgcgctactgtctggtctccccacctgctttctttttttttttgcctccagggttattgctggggatgggtacctgcaccacaaatccactgctcctggaggctatttttttccccttttgttgtccttgttgttttattgttgttgtggttattagtattgttgtcactgatgttgttgttggataggacagagagaaattgagagaggagggaaaaacagagaaggggagagaaagatagacacctgcagaactgcttcactgcttgtgaagcgaccctaccccctgcagatgggggccgggggctcaaaccgggatctttacgccagcccttgagcttcacaccatatccacttaacccactgcgctaccgcctgaccccctgtagttttctttttaattaatttttgctgctgtctcatgtggtgctggggactgaacccagtacCTCAATCATGAAAGGCATGACCTCTGCTGCTAAAccactcctctccctttcttcgctttttttttcatatatttattcatttattttcccttttgttgcccttgtagttttcttcattgttgttgtagttattgttgttgttattgatgttatcgttgttagataggatagagaaaaatggagaaaggaggggaagacagagagggggagagaaagacagacacttgcagacctgcttcaccgcctgtgaagtgacaccccttcggtggggaccgggggctcaaaccaggatccttctgccagtccttgcactttgcaccatgtgtgcttaacccgctgcgctaccgccgactccccctttcttcttttcttatcttaccttaccttatctttcttttcttccctttcctttccttttcttacttcttccttccctcctttcttcctttctttctctttttccctcattctttctatttttcgtTTTTTCATATTGGGGTTGTACTAGTCTGCACTGACTGttcagataggagagacagagagtaaatgAGGGAAAGACATCGTAGCACCAAAGGTTCCCTAAGTGCCATACTACTCCcattgcgcgcgcgcgcgcgcgtgtgtgtgtgtgtgtgtgtgtgtgtgtgtgtgtgtgtgtgtgtgtgatgagagagagagacactgcttcatcacataTGTAAGCTTGTACTTGGCTCACAAGTATGCAAAGGAGGTACCTTCCAAGgaaagctatctccctggcctaaaAACCTaaattcttaatccctctggatTCCAGTTTCCTCATCTACTAAATAGGAATAAGGATTCCTCCCAAAGTTGGTAAGGTTAAGAGGGTTAACACATGTAATACCATGTCCAGCAACTAGTGAAAATTTCCTAAATGTTAGCTATTGTCATTATCtctattttacaaatgaggaaccAAGGTTCAGAGAGGGTAAGTGAATTCCCTATCATTACACAGTTGGAAACCAGTAACACTTGAGCTGGAATCCAAGAATATTTGATTCTAAAGCTCaggttagggagttgggcggtatcagtgggttaagtgcaggtggtgtaaagttcaaggactggcataaagatccaggtttgagtccctggctccccacctgcagcggaattgcttcacaagcagtgaagcaagtctgcaggtttctatctttctctagccctctctgtcttctcctcctctctccatttctctctgtcctatccaacaacaacatcatcaataacaagaacagcacaacaataataaaacaacaagagccacaaaagggaataaataaatattaaaataaataaataaataataaaagctcAGGTTACTTAACTTACCACCTGCCAAAATACTGAATATGTCCCTGGCACATATATCTGAGCTTATAATACACATGGAACCGCTATGACATGTTTTAGATAATAGCAAGCCCTTCCTTTCAAATCAGACCCTAGAAACGGgatatagctcagctggtagaatgcATACCTTACTGTGCATAAGggcctaggtttgatccctggcaccatatgaggCATCATGGACAAACCAAGAGAGTTCCACTGTTGGTGGAACAGAgctctgatgtctctccctttcatctctctctcttcctctctaaggatatagaaattttaaaatccaGCAGTATCACACTTGTGTAAGGCCCATGCTTCATCTCCCACttccacatttaaaaaatcagatcCTTAAGAGAGCTgcttatggggagtcgggcggtagcacagtgggttaagcgcacatggtgcaaagtgcaaggactggttaggatcctggttcaagcccccgactccccacctgcaggggagtcgcttcacaggcggtgaagctggtctgcaggtgtctatctttctctccccctctctgtcttcccctcctctctccatttctctctgtcctatctaatactgacaacatcaataacaacagcaacagtaaaaaaacaagggcaacaaaagggaaaataaataaatataataaaaaagcttaataataaaaaagctgcTTATATATTTCAGATGCTAATTTGAGATATGATTGGACTTGAGAATGACACAACCCAAACAGACCAGATGTTATATCACTTCTCAGTTCTACTAGCCCTGAAGTTTCCCCTACAACCTAGGAAAGCAGAGAACATCAGGCCTCTTCAtttcatgtgtttgtgtgtgtgtgtgtgtgtgtgtgtgtgtgtctgtgtgtgtataagagacagagagagagagagagagagagagacaacgcAGCATCATATATggtataaagaattaaaaaaaaagaatcaactccagggtctcatacatgcaaAATGTGTTCTAACTACTGAGCTACCTTCCCGGTTCCCAGCTCCATTTTCACTAAGAAACAGAGCATGCCATATCCCCAATGTCCAGGGTGGACCTGACATAAAATAGGCACAGTCCTTGTTTACTGGATAAGAGAAGTAAATAAGACTTAAGGGTCTCTATGGCCCAAGACACATTTTGGCTCACATAATGCTACCCTCCACAAAACATCaacacagtggtccaggaggtggcacagtggataaggcaatggactctcaagcatcaggtcctgagttcaatcctcagcagcacatgtaccagagtgatgtttggttctttctctctcttctatcacttcttatgaataaataaaatctttaaaagagagagaaagagagagagagaaatcaacacaAAGAAAGCCTCACCTGGGTTAGACCACTAAGGCCCCGGGCAGCTCCATTGGCCCCCAGGGCGAGATAGGTCCCACAGAGCCCCTCTGCAGGTCGGACCACAGTGGGTAGCAGGAATGACAGTGGCCGTTTTCCTGGCTGCACTGAGTTCTCCTGTTATCAGAGGACCAAGACCACAGGGAAATCAGAGGTGTAGTAAAACAGGAAAGGGCTACTCCACCATTCTTCCCACTTCTGTTCCTCTTCCGTACTTCCCACAGAATCAGCTTACATGGGAGAGTGACCCTTTGCAGTCAGGGTTTATGATGTGAGTAAGGTCTCTGCATAATGGACCCACTGAACTGTGGGGCTGCTTTGGGCCAACCATGGGTGGCAGGGGAGGAAGCCAAGCCAAGAAAGATGGCTATAGGGGAAGAACTAGATAATTCCTATCCTGGTCACCTCTGTGTTTGTCCTGCTGGAGAACCAGCTTGCAGGATATTTGTGCTGGTCCCCAACTAGACAATCCCTATTTCCTTTCTCTTCGCACCTCAGGACTGAACCCCATAAATTTAGCATAGGTCATGGACCACTAATACTGAAAAGTGCCCAAACCATGAAGTGGGAGTGGCAATATCCTCACTGTACAGGACTAGAAACTGGGGCTGAGACAAGGGGCAAGATTTTTTCCAGGTCACACAGTAAAGCAGTGACAAAATGGTATGAGGTTTCTTAAGATCTATCAAAGTATAAGCTCTATAGCCAGACTGGGGACAAAGTGGATGCCTTGTTTAGGCTCCATTTCTTTATAACAGTGCCTATAGGAAAGGTGGGGCTGCTGAACTGCTGCATCTCCTACCAAATCTCAGGGTccccaggcagagagagaagcaaggCCCTACCAGGTTGGCTGCGGAGTGGTTAGCAGTCCTATTGGGCCAGGAGAAGTCTAGCATCTGGCTATTGAGCAGGATCCCCGAGGGGGTGATCAGGCCGCTGCCAAAGGGCCGGTTCAGAGAGCTAGGAGTAGAGATGGGGTGCGGTGAGCCCTGAGCCCATCCTCACTTCCACCAAACACCCATCTCCTTCCTGGTCCAGGAGGTCCCATCTGCCAGGCTCCAAGTCTAGGCAGGCATACCTGACCATGGCTACGATGAAGTCATCAGGACCCATGATCAGCACTTGGGCAGCCGTGGGAGCCCCGTCAAGCTCATACACAGGCAGGAGTGGGGCAGGGGCTGCCTGGGAGTCATTGATGTGGCCCCGGAGGTAGGCGGCCTCCACTTTGCTGGAAAGACAAGGGTTAGGAGATGAATACACAAAAGGCTCCACCTACTACACTTTGCAATGTCTGTCTGTGTGACTATCTAATCAGCACCTGCTTTCTATTAGGTCTACTGGGTCTGTGAGAACAGACACTCACTCACTGGGACTTGATTCCAGCACTATCAATCAATTGcttccagcagccttttttttttttcttcttcttcctcttctgttttattggataggacagagggaaactgagaggggagagggagatagagagtgaaaaagaaagatacacacctgcagacctgcttcaccacttgtgaagcatccttgttGCagctggagagtgggggctcaaacccatgcccttgaacatggtaacatgtatgcttaactggttacaccactgcctggccccatctacAACTATTTTTCAAGGCATAGGAGGACTTGGCAATAGAAAGCCCTCAATCATTATTTATTGCTTGTTAGCTGAATGAATTTAACATAGGCTTGTTTGTGATCCAGAGCTAAGTTTGTATTGATCGTGATAATGACATGCAATTCCCCAGACTTAAGCTTAGCTGAGATTCTCTTTCTTTAGAAAATGTTTAATTGGTCGTGATGTGGTTCGAGATTCTTCCCGGAGTTGCCGTTATGGGGGTGTGCTTGCTCATCCCCGGGTTGGCCACGGCCTACATCCAAAAGTTCACTAACGGGGGCAAGGAAAAAAGGCTTGCTTATTATAAATATCAGTGGAATCTGATGGAACGAGATAGGCGCATCTCTGGAGTGAATTGCCACTATGTGCAGAAGGGTCTGGAGAATATCGACTAAGGAAGTATTTTCCTGACAAAGTAACTGTCCCTTTGTTCATCTGTCTCTGCAAAGAAGTGTATGCTGTATATCATGCAGCTTGCAgtgcttaataaaaataaatggacaagtaaaaaaacaaaaacaaaaaaaaatgtttaattgggggtcgggcggtagcgcagcaggttaagtgtacatggcacaaagcagaaggactggagtatggatcacagctcaaggccttggctccccactgcaggggagtcgcttcacaggtggtgaagcaagtctgcaggtgtctatctttctctctccctctctgtcttcctctcctctctccattttctctctctgtactatccaacaatgataacatcagtaacaacaacaataagtacaacaataaaacaacaagggcaacaaagtgggggagggcagcaaattaaaaataaaaaaactcacaaaaaagaaaatgttgggagtcaggtggtagtgcagcagtgacacaaagcgcaaggactggcataaggttcccagtttgagcccccggctccctacctgcaggggagtcgcttcacaggtggtgaagcaggtctgcaggtgtctatctttctctccctctctctgtcttcccctcctctctccatttctctctgtcctatccaacaatgacaacaacaataataactacaacaatgaataacaagggcaacaaaagggaatacataaataaataaataaaaagaaaatgtttaattaTCCACtgttgagagatagagagagaaagagggggggggggagaccagagcactgctacatcatatgtggtgccagagatccaACCCAGGTTTTATGCAGGCAATGCAAGAACTTTACTGATGATTTACTTCCCAGGCCCCAATTTGAATTTGTCttacttaataaatatttgttcagTTATTGCAGGTGATTAGAGAAGA
Proteins encoded in this window:
- the LOC107522482 gene encoding NADH dehydrogenase [ubiquinone] 1 alpha subcomplex subunit 1-like: MWFEILPGVAVMGVCLLIPGLATAYIQKFTNGGKEKRLAYYKYQWNLMERDRRISGVNCHYVQKGLENID